The region GAAACTGCTCCTTTCATGACCCCTTATCTGCCCCTCAGGCTGCTCTGACCTGTCTGGTACAAATCATAGAATTCAAGGCTGGGGAAGGTCACAGTCAGCCTCTATCAGCAGAATGCAGGATAGAGATTATAAACAAATCTGTCTTTTACAGCTGGTTTTCTCTTGAATTGATGGGACTTAAAAATATgtgttctaatttttttttttacaaatgaagTGGTTAAAGGATGTTTTGAGGCAACTCCTCTACTGGCAGCTGGAACATGGACTTAATGTGTTGTTTTATTGCTCAGTACTTCAACAGGCTGGAAGAAACCCATCTCAGAAGACAGTTAATAAATACTGGACTTCACAAACAACCACGCTGAATTTTGATGATTTTTGtactattttaaaagaagaaacaccAGCCACAAAAACTGAATTGCTTGAAGCATTTGGGAAAATAGACACAGATAACACTGGTTATATTTTACATGATGAGCTTCATAAACTTCTGACAACAGTAAGTATCAGTAGGAACTTAATTATCCATTCTTAGCCTTTAGTAGAGATTTTGGAAATTAGACAGTATAAGTATTCTGAACATGTAAGCATGTATTCCTGATCAAAACAATTAATAACTGATTCATGGtgattgttgttttgttgttgttgttcagaaGTCAGTATAACACAAGTTTAAGAAGATGTAGAGAAGAGTAAattggaaaagaaggaagaaataattcatATGATATATTTGTTGTGGTTGACCCAATTAACAATAATTATTTGTTAACTTCCATCATGGTGGCAGAACATTCAATCTTCAATATGAACAAAAAATATAGTTGCAATGGCAAGAAAACATTCTTTATACAGTAGAAAAGATAAGTAACAGATGTTGAGTGCTCCTGTAGTTGTGCCATAAATATCCATACATCCTGAAATGTTACATGAAGTCATTGCATTGCTTTATACAAACCCAGACTGAAGAACTTACTGGACACACCTGCAGTAGCAACTGGAGGTGCTCAAAGTGGGTAGGATCAGGATTTGATTTGTAGCAATGTGGTCCCAGGACCATTTGTCCACATCACCTGTTTACCAACAATGAAGTCCACATTAGATCTTGGTCCTGATTGACACTGTGCATCTATAGATTAAAAAATGATATGAAGTAGATTTCTGTACAGGAGTTGCATGTTGCTGTGTTGTGCTAACAGTCCCATCCATCTGTGTAGAGGAAACTGCTGGAGGACCTTGTGGGAGACATGCTTTCTTCCTGATAAGATACAACTCATGCCCCTGTGGCAAGTGGGCCACTCAAATTCTGTTTGATTCTATAATGTTGATCTCTACTTTGGTGATTCAAACTATTTAAGGGTATTCAAATAGTCTTTTTTTGAGTGTGTGTGTTTTAGTACATAGGTGATGTAAGTGGTCAGTATTCTTGATTAGTAACTAAAATTAAGTTGGCTTTTCATTGCAGGAAGGTGAAAAAATGACTTTGGATGAAGTGAGTGCAATAACTAAACTACCTGATTTTAATTGCAATGGCAAGCTTGATTACAAGAAGGTAAGGCAAACATGTTCTTGATCATGGCAATAATGGTATTACTAAATGCAGTATATACTGTTTCTGTGTGTTAGTCCATTGATGACCTTACCTCAGCCCACCAGCTGCCTACATTCTGAAACATGGTATATATTCTGCTACGTGTTTCTGTTTCCCTCATTTTATCTCACAGTATACTGCCCTTGCTGTTATGTTTGCTGCAAGTGAACCTAACATAATAGGCACAGCCTAATAGTAAGCATGAAGCCAACAACATGTGTGAGGATAAGAGTGAGAGGAATGGCAGGATAAAGATGACAACTGACAGCAAGCTTAGCTAACCTGTGAGAGCTGCTGTGTCTGACACTTCATAATTCTTTATGTGGGGGACATTAGTTTGTATCTTGAGCACCTAATTTTGAAGATGCAGCATCTTATCATTTATTCTGAAAACAACTGTAAGCAATGACTTAGCTTTGAACTGAATGAACACTCTACAAAGATTTGCACATAAATATCATTTCACAGAGGAAAACCAGCTCCCTATTAAAAtcatacataaaaataacactCTTCAAATGTTTCGAAAGAAATATAAATCACCTCTTGGGTTGAAAAGTCCTTgggctgaaatattttcattccttaTTTCCACCTCCTTGTTGAATCGCAGCTCTGTTTCACTGTCTCACTTGAGTAGTCACTCTGATttagagaaattaaaattagtATGGTGAGTAAGTATAGTAAGAAAAAATGCGTTACATCTCTACTTTGATTACTAATGCTAcgcttttaatttttaaaattgtgaGAAAGAATGTTTTGCTTACTGCATTACTTTCCTTTATCTCAAGTTTTGTGACTTATATACGACAACgagtgagcagtgctgcaggactgcACTGGAGAAACTGGAGGCTGATAGTCGATTGAGGCATCGGCAGTTTGGAAGTGAAGCTGAAACTGCCCCTGAAGGGATCACACTGCCAGGATCAAAACCATCACTGAAAATTGTGAGGAAAACTGACCACAAACCAGCGCCAACcaaaggtatttatttttcatattgggaacttgaatttttttttagagatcACGTTCTGAGTTAATGAGCAATTGAGCattgtttaatttttctcaAATAAGTGAGGCTgtaatatttattcatttccaCTGTGACAATTGCTTAAGTGTCTCAGTAGAATATCTGACCCATGTTTAAATGGACTTGGGCTGAATCTATTATCTGAAGCTGTCAAATTCTTAAAGGTGAATTTGGTTGACTCTCACTTGATTCTCACAGTCCAGAGAGAAGATAGAAGAGGAATGCTCAGATATTGTAACAGTGAATCAATTATTTCCTTCCCACATTGGAGATGAAACCTTAAGCATCTATCAATAAGCAGTGTGTTTCAATTGTTGAGGCCACTTTTCAGGAAGGATATTAAACTCACATTGGTTATGCTTGAAGTTACAAAGGTACTTAGAAACTTTCCCAAACAGGAGAAAGTTTGCAAGCTAATGGATTCCAGAGGTACCATATATGAAATGTGTACTGTTTAAGTTACTTCAGTTctaagaaatactgaagaagagCAAAGCTGACAGAAGAACCACGAGAGTTGAATGTATGTAGCTAAAGCAACAACTGTTCTAGCACTGTTTCTCTAAGGTCAGGAATCAGGAAGTAAAGGCCTGCAAGTAATTTTCTTGGGCAACTGTGGATTAGAAGCGGGTTAAACTTATCCACTTAGGGCAGATTTACTGTGATTCCAAGGGAAGTTGAATCCCGTGGTAACAATTTCTACTCCTTCAGGCAGATTTAGAGTCCAAGGTTCTGCCATCTGTATGCCTGTTCACCTGGGATGCACAGTCAGGAAAGTAAAGATGTTTGGCCAATGACTGATTgtgttaaattattttaagtgaaGTCAGCTTATCAGACAGAGGATCTTGTTATCCATTGTTAATCTTTGTGCACCCATAAAGCTTTTATGAGAAGTAGCACCAGAAGTAGGATAAATAATGTCATTGTACCTAAATATCTGTGTTTATAGGTGATAGCAGAACTCCTTCAAGATCAGCTCAAAGCTGCAAAGCATCCAGTTCTTCCACTATCAGCATGTGTGCCAGTAGCAGCAGAAGCACAAACCTAATTGAGCCGAACACGATGAAGGTATCATGTAAGCTAGTCTGTTGAAATTATGCTGTTTTCCTCTAGACAGATATgttattgcattttaaataagaaagtgtttttctctgattttttagCTTATGTTTTATTAACAGTTTGTCAAGGGCAGCTATAAACTACCAGAAGGTTTCCTGAtacttattattattaacagTTTCATATACTGTTGGTTTTGCTGACATCCAgttattgaaaataatttttcaggtGTGAAGGTTTAATAGAACAAAGTGTGTTTTTTATAAATGAAACCACTGTTGGAGAAAACGTTTAATGACTTTTTGAGAAATTTAAAATTGCATAATTTATGAGGTTGGTGAAAACTTTAAATGCTTAAGTAGTCTGAAAGATTGTGTATCATAAACCTTTATTTGAAAGGtaattggaaataaataacagaTCTCTGAGCATATTCCGTTGGTTGGGCATTAATTTGTAAATACATACTGTAGActgaaaatattgatttttagTTAGATTAATATGTTctatcagtattttcttttaaataaatcactCATTCAATATAAATTCCCGTGGGAGAAAGACAACAAAGTCACTTTGCTAAGTCAATATTTGTAGAGTGTTAATATtgatctttttcctttgttttctctttttagacTGAACCTTCACTAGTtttctttcaacagaaaataatagctgtagaaatataaaacattaaCTGGAAACTGCTAggatacattaaaaatgtgcaCCTCGAGACCTCtgtataaaaggaaaaaaatggttatGGCCACATAGTATAACTGCTGCTAGAAAACTGAACTGATTGTTCTCATGagatacatttttgtttcaaataacAACTCTGTTTTTGTTATTGAACTCTGAAGTCCTTTATATCTTTGACATTGCTATACAATGACATTTGTTctatattaaaattttaaaacataatctCCAAGGAATTTTTTGCAGTCTGTTTTGGTATCTGGACCTCCATGCAATTTAACCTGCAATTTCACCTTGTTCAAACATGATATGTAGTGTATGAAACCATTGTGTGGTTTCCCAATATTGGATCCCTCTTTCTTTGTATGAGCTGGTAAGAGCTGACTGAGAAAAAAGGAGCTGCAGGTATTGAATACTAGCAATAGGCATcatataaaaattaaatcaatCAATAAATATGAGCAAGTGTAAATTGTATGGCTAAATTTTTTTAGCCCTAACTATTAAGGACCCAATGCAAGCTCTGTCAAAGTCAATGAACATGTACACAGTGAGTCACTGAGCTGTGGATGAGAATCTAGTACTCAAAAATTCaggatatttattttaagtgcagaaaatatatttattttgcatatcaGATAGCAATGGCTCTAGAAATATAAAGCATTAACTGGAAACTGCTAAGATGCATTGAAGATGTGCACCTTGAGAATACTGTATAAAGGGTAAGAATGTATAAATGGGCAAAAAAATAGAAGAGGCTGGGGGTGTAGCATCCTCTCAGGCAGATTGTATCCACTTCACGTGGCACTTGGCTTGCCTTTTTCTTAGTGCCCATGTTATGCTGCTGTGTGTTTAAGAAATTactacacatatatatattttgtctgCAGTTAACCTGTCTTTTTGGGGCAGTAAGAAATTATTGCCATCACGAAGTTGGATGAAGCTCATTTTTGACAGAAGGACAGAGTAGAAGTCAAAACACCCAACCTGTTGGGCTTCTTGTGTAGCTGGCTGACATATAACTAATACATAGCTGATGGAGATTGCAAATTTCTGCCAAGTATTCTTCTTGTCAGTATTaatcaagtttaaaaaaaaaatcaacaaattaGACAAAGCAGTGTTATGTTCCAAAATCTCTCAGCCATGGGTAGCTATGTTGTCCCTGTTAAAAAGTCTCAACTTCTCATTCACTCTGCTGAAGTCAATGAGTTACCTGTATACACGTtgcacagcaaaggaaatgccTGAGAAAAACCTTGATCTTGGAAGAACGATAGAGTAGAATAGttctgttggaagggaccttcaaggattatcaagtccaacatCATCTGGGCTgaccaaaagttaaagcacgTTATTGAGGGTATCACCTGAATGCCTCTTGAGTGCTGGCAGGTATGGGGCATCAGCCACCTCCCTAGGATTCCTGCTCCAGTGTTTGGCCATCCCTGTGAAATTTTTGCCCTCACTCATATACCAAAGCAGCTTGGTGCAATTCGACTAGCAAGAATTTTTATGCTTATGCATCAGGTTTTGCACAAGACAAAGCATTGAACTAAAGTTCTTTAACTGCAGGAAAAACTCCTTtcacaaacactgctttttatttgtagttATGCATCAGTGCACGGACAGTTTCCATAATGACTTAAATTGCAATGGCAATTGTATATACATTGTTCAAACAGTGaccagctgtggcagcagcaggtacTCCCAAACCTTGCCAGTACAAGCATTTCCCATGGTTTTAGCTATTATTTGATAACCTTGTGCTTTTATATTTCACACCCCCCGTTTTGCATTGAAGCTGCATATTAAAATCAAACCAGAAGATCGCCTTTTAGCTGCGTTACATTTACGTACCTGTTTGTGGTCTGACAAGGATAATTTAGAGAATATAGCACCACCTTATGCTCACTGCAAGAACAACAGTATAGTATTTGATTCCTAAAGCTCTGTGGATCTCTGCTTTTTATCAGTTCATTTCTCAAATCTGTGTTAGTTTACCTCTTGCACTGAATATTCTGCATAGTTACAGCCACCTGTAGAGAGCTCTCTGTTGACATTACACTGAAAGATTCCTTCTGCTAGTCTATGCTCAGAAACTTAATCTCCTATTGCTAGGAAAGTAACTAGAAATAATGGATTTAATCAAGACCAAGGAAGTGAAATCAAGCATGTCTTCCTTTCCTTATGGCATACGGAATGTCTACAATGACTTTACTTCTCTTTAGCTAAATGGTATTAGAAATTGAAAATTGGGAGctgctactggaaaaaaaatagttttgaagCGTGTATCAGTTTTAACATGTCAGCAAAATCATGGCTTCAAGTAAGCTCTTCTCAAACACTGCTGTCTTCTGTTTGTCTTTCCAATGGCTTTGGCAGAAGACAAGAAGATTAACACTTGATTTTACCACTACCTATGTTTGTCATTTGTCTGAGCAAAGAACTCCTCGTTGTTCAGCTAATCCCTTATGGTTTTTTGCTTGATTGTCCTTATGGTAGTAATGGAGCAAAATTCCAACATCTCAGTGATAAATCACACAATTGAGACTCTTTCATGAATTCAGTTTGGTTCTTCATGAcaattcacatttcattttaaccATTTGTGGGTTGGGGTAATATGTACATTTGTGGAGCATTTTCACAAGTAAAGCAATGTTACCAGCTTGTCTGCAGGAATtgaaaaagactgagaaaattcattaaaaaaaaaaaagattgatgCTACACCTTGGGGCATCTTTTATGCAGCATTCCTTAAATCATccaattaatatattttacagaatGAGCTTCTATCTTAATAAAAGATTAAGGCAACATTTAGTGTTTGCTTGGTTTCCAGGAATGGCAATGTGCACAATCCAGAGGATGCTTCTACCTAGAGGAAGATGGTGAAATCGTTAGTCATAAGTACAGGTTGCATTTACCTCAAAGGTCTACCGTGTGTATAACTATCAAGCCTTTACACCTTCGTCAAATAGaaggtaaaaatatttctatctcTTCAGAGAATTTTCCTTcctaaaaaaatactttttttcccccactgatacatcttcctcttctctcttgcagTATTTAGTGATGTTTTGCAAATATAATActgcaatattttttctctgttggaAAAGtcctattaaaaatagaaattacttGTCgtatcattttttcttcttagttgTTTTGTTCTCACTGCGTAGGCAGTAAAATAACATCAAAGTAcattatctttctttttgtaGTTGGCCACTGTCTTAGATTATACTCCACAcacaaaatgtatttatataccTAGTTCTAACTAAGTATTTTAAGATGGGTTGATAATTGAGATTGGCAATAAACTTCACTGCaaaaaagtaactgaaagtAGTAATTCTCCAGTTCCTAACTGGCTGAAATGGGAGCCTGATCAACAGACTTTTAATGGTATATGAAAGTGACCTGAAGCTGAACGACTTGAGAATGTCTCAGTGTTCTGCTtatagcttttgttttctttttttcacgTGTCAGCTTCTAAAACTGTGCCTTTGAATTACTCTGCTGCAAGATTATTCAGGTGTTCCTTGTAACTAAAAGAGTAACTGTTTATGTACAAGTTCTTCTTTTGCACATTGTTGTCCCATGTATAGAAATATCTTTGTATTTGGTTGTTACGAGGAAAGTATAATATTGATATGTAAGGGAAGTATTTCCCTTTTAGCATGAGAATTATCTTTTTATGAGATTCAAAATATCTTCAAGTTCCCTCCATTGCATGTATTCTTTTGCTGTAGTCTATTTAACTTCAGGAACACTAAATTGCCCATTGACtgactgctctcaaggactgagCAGCTACAAGAAATCAAATTGATTCTAGTAGCATCTATTCAACATATTTAAGACCTTCATTGCAATCATCCTGACCAATGATGCTATGAATGGGGATCTTGCTGTCCAAGTCTTAAAATTTACTTATCTTTCAGAGTTATACATCTTTTGATATCTCTAGCTTTTGCATGTAATGTAAGTTTCCAGTTAAGAAGAGTTTAACAATATTTTATGGAATGTCAGAAGAGATTGTAAGTTTGATTAAttgcaaatatatttgtataaagaaaatcaatcaGTAGAACATTATTTCTTATTGTAGAAAACAATGTAAATATCTTCCTTAACTATCGAAGTGTTTAATATTCGAATGATTAATAGTAATCATTATCTGTAAGACAATTACAGTACTTGAAACAGTTTTTCTGATTTGtctaaataggaaaaaatgctgatagcatataatggatttttttttaatcttaacaGAGATCAGTGCTATAAATGCAATGGAATTATTTACCTCGGGATTCAAAGAACAAACAATCTGGTGAAATCATTAAGAatttgtttggggattttttttctttttaggaaaaTCTTGTCACTGGCTGTCAGTGGATACGGTGTTGTAtgttctgaaggaaaatgaaacccAAGAAAATCTGCAGCTTGTGTGCTTTACTgaccaacaaaacaaagaggttagatatttctgttaaattcctagattatttttatatctttaaTGTACCTGCTTTTGCTACATGGGTGAGCTTCCAtgtatttggaagaaattcagAACTGTGCCTGATCAGGCTAGAGGAGAGAAGAAGCATTTGTTCTGTGCATGTTGCCTTTCAAAATGGACAGAATTTATGCAAGGTGATGTAACACTGTCTTAGTAATGACCTTTGAGGTGAATTGCAAGCCGCATGTTTGGAAGTTTAATGAAGTTCCTGAGAGGGCCATATTATCAAGTAGCATGTTGGCAGGTATCCCCAAATTGCTGGCTCTCTGTATAGATACTCTGTGGAAACTAAGTTGTATTTCTGCATACTTGAACCCAGGGTTCAGAATTATAACATTTGTtacaatttccttttattttctttcttcttggcGTATATATGATCTTAAACTTTATGGTGCACAGAATATTCCTGCACTatagcagaaggaagggaagagagatgGCATGCAATGACTCCCCCCCTTCCAAGCAACAGGGAAGTCAGCTTGCTTCTTAAAAACTGTCAGTTGTGAATTTGTACATATGCAGTTTTTGTTACTAGTTTGAACAAACCTGGTACAACAGGAGGGGAGTGGGTTTTTTTAGCCTAATTTTGGCTGCTTTTGTATTAAAGTTTAAGATTTGAAGAGAGTTGAAAATCTGAAAGTTGATGTCTCTGCTATTAGACATTTCCAGTTGTTCTCCCCTCATCTCTGGTCCTTAATAACTTTTTAACTTGTAGTGCAGTGCAATTAGGAGTGGTTTGAGGCCTTCAAAAAGGCGTCACGTGGCTTCTTCCATGTTTGCGTTTGTTTTAAGGAAAGAACCTAGCATTACCAGTGTTCTCAAGTAATTAATCGATTATGTATGATTATTACTGCTAATAAAGGAGGGCGTCATTTGAAAAGTAACTTAAAGGTTTGTCTGTCTTCCTTTAAgagtagatgtttggatggaaaGGGGAGCTTCCATCAGGAGTTTACTGGCTACTCCCATTCACAACAGGCTGTAGGCTGAAAAAGGTAAAATCACAAATTACTGGAGAAGCAAAACTGGTGTATAGAGATGAAGATGGTGAACTGGCTCTTACCAAAGAGTTCCGGTGAGTCCTTTTCCCAGATAGGTGTGGAAACCAATACAAAAATATGCAATCCAAATAACATCGAGCTTTTCAGTTACTAA is a window of Gallus gallus isolate bGalGal1 chromosome 8, bGalGal1.mat.broiler.GRCg7b, whole genome shotgun sequence DNA encoding:
- the EFCAB7 gene encoding EF-hand calcium-binding domain-containing protein 7 isoform X1, with the protein product MWVQALFWQPAHGRMASSPGSNASLSDQKGTRSEGSQAKKSQHAEEAIFYKSCRAAYLTVLKSSLENIKSKEQLTLVLQQAGRNPSQKTVNKYWTSQTTTLNFDDFCTILKEETPATKTELLEAFGKIDTDNTGYILHDELHKLLTTEGEKMTLDEVSAITKLPDFNCNGKLDYKKFCDLYTTTSEQCCRTALEKLEADSRLRHRQFGSEAETAPEGITLPGSKPSLKIVRKTDHKPAPTKGDSRTPSRSAQSCKASSSSTISMCASSSRSTNLIEPNTMKEWQCAQSRGCFYLEEDGEIVSHKYRLHLPQRSTVCITIKPLHLRQIEGKSCHWLSVDTVLYVLKENETQENLQLVCFTDQQNKEMFGWKGELPSGVYWLLPFTTGCRLKKVKSQITGEAKLVYRDEDGELALTKEFRAALLDIFETIDLDGNGLLSLEEYNFFELRTSGETCDEEVWAVCKENFDMKKNELTRQGFMDLNLMEANDREGDPSDLWVTLLSLGYNKALEMTEACPFVIDIYAEKCKPRIKAIYLEAGSWQLNRAICKSVVNKGDAKVMDGCENIIVYTYRTGMRITSVIENKSDNKVIVHVNNEQSRNCLSNRGLAVFAVEVAPKSMMVSQHVMPLNEQEEWLYNCVHSLLR
- the EFCAB7 gene encoding EF-hand calcium-binding domain-containing protein 7 isoform X2, giving the protein MASSPGSNASLSDQKGTRSEGSQAKKSQHAEEAIFYKSCRAAYLTVLKSSLENIKSKEQLTLVLQQAGRNPSQKTVNKYWTSQTTTLNFDDFCTILKEETPATKTELLEAFGKIDTDNTGYILHDELHKLLTTEGEKMTLDEVSAITKLPDFNCNGKLDYKKFCDLYTTTSEQCCRTALEKLEADSRLRHRQFGSEAETAPEGITLPGSKPSLKIVRKTDHKPAPTKGDSRTPSRSAQSCKASSSSTISMCASSSRSTNLIEPNTMKEWQCAQSRGCFYLEEDGEIVSHKYRLHLPQRSTVCITIKPLHLRQIEGKSCHWLSVDTVLYVLKENETQENLQLVCFTDQQNKEMFGWKGELPSGVYWLLPFTTGCRLKKVKSQITGEAKLVYRDEDGELALTKEFRAALLDIFETIDLDGNGLLSLEEYNFFELRTSGETCDEEVWAVCKENFDMKKNELTRQGFMDLNLMEANDREGDPSDLWVTLLSLGYNKALEMTEACPFVIDIYAEKCKPRIKAIYLEAGSWQLNRAICKSVVNKGDAKVMDGCENIIVYTYRTGMRITSVIENKSDNKVIVHVNNEQSRNCLSNRGLAVFAVEVAPKSMMVSQHVMPLNEQEEWLYNCVHSLLR
- the EFCAB7 gene encoding EF-hand calcium-binding domain-containing protein 7 isoform X3, with the translated sequence MTLDEVSAITKLPDFNCNGKLDYKKFCDLYTTTSEQCCRTALEKLEADSRLRHRQFGSEAETAPEGITLPGSKPSLKIVRKTDHKPAPTKGDSRTPSRSAQSCKASSSSTISMCASSSRSTNLIEPNTMKEWQCAQSRGCFYLEEDGEIVSHKYRLHLPQRSTVCITIKPLHLRQIEGKSCHWLSVDTVLYVLKENETQENLQLVCFTDQQNKEMFGWKGELPSGVYWLLPFTTGCRLKKVKSQITGEAKLVYRDEDGELALTKEFRAALLDIFETIDLDGNGLLSLEEYNFFELRTSGETCDEEVWAVCKENFDMKKNELTRQGFMDLNLMEANDREGDPSDLWVTLLSLGYNKALEMTEACPFVIDIYAEKCKPRIKAIYLEAGSWQLNRAICKSVVNKGDAKVMDGCENIIVYTYRTGMRITSVIENKSDNKVIVHVNNEQSRNCLSNRGLAVFAVEVAPKSMMVSQHVMPLNEQEEWLYNCVHSLLR